The following DNA comes from Pomacea canaliculata isolate SZHN2017 linkage group LG10, ASM307304v1, whole genome shotgun sequence.
ATGCctctggcaaaaaaaaaaaaaataaaaaaaatatttgcaagtaCATTGTTTCTTTGTAcaataagctaaaaaaaaaaaacaacgcatGTCAGGATAACTTTTGAGAACAAACTTCTAATGCAGCATGCTCTCTACAACTTAAGTAAGCATTACttaaaacaagcagaaaaaaacaaccaaaaaaggACATCAAATATGATTAGCATCTTTACTGCAAAGCTTCCACTTGTTAACAAATGTGCCATCATTTCAGCAAATTAATACTGTTCAAAAAGAATAACTTTAAACATTATATAATTCATATAATTAACAAATGCACAGCATGCTCCaaatattacatataaaatgtaaaaacccctttaaaaaaacaaaaatagttataacaactttatttaaaaggaaaaaaaaatacttcaaaaatgCGGAGAATCCAAATGTAACAACTATCTTTCTACAATACactaactttaaaaacaagaagatattttgttttagttcgACAGCAGAGGCATGAAGATCCAgttcgcttaaaaaaaaaaaaccaccaaaaataatttgcttaaaGTACCACAAATGGAACCGAACAGCATAATCTGTATACAGACAGAGGACACGAAAAGAAATGAATAGTCacagttatatttaaaaaaaacaaaacaacaaaaaaccacccAAAAACCTGGCATGTACAATGTTACAGTAAACCCTCCCTCTCAAAACTCGCTTAAATCTGCAAAATTCAGGTCATAACTAAGAGGGATCCTAGTTgggagatcaaccagtctgccTTCATTTCATGAACCATGACTTCAAGCACCTTTAAAataagttcatttatttaaatgatgaaatgaagCATTATAAACTAATAtcataatgcttttctttttcattttggttttgcTTGGTCATGCCACTGTTGCACTTGACTGAATATGCTGGTAAAagagacaacaataaacagGCGTGGGGGAAGTGGACAGTTATTACGACAAAAACTACATCCAGCTCCCACCCGAGCTGATGGTTGGCTGGCTGGGTTTTATGCCGTTCAGTAACTAAGCCTATGTAATGACAAGAGAAGTTTACATTAAAAGGATGATCCCACTTGTTTCGGAAAAGGGTAAATGAATGGCCAAGAAGTAAAACACTGCATATCAACCAAACATGTGCGTATGATGAGaataaagcatttattttatttcaaaaatttcCAATGATTTAATAGAAAATTGCATTATGCACCattatgtgatttttatttagtaagatGGTAGCTAAATTTGTTTAATCAATGCATGTTTTAAATATCTAACATTAATAGCCACTCTTATCATCAGAGATCAAtttgtcttttgggcctggATAAAGTTGACCCAGGCAGGGTATATATGACTACAGCGATATGGTTTGGGTTGGAATGATCTGTTACCTAATAaacaagcagtctcttttaCCATGtactcaatttatttttaacataagaCTTCTACCAAAAAAGTCATAACAGAGCACAAACTGTCGGTCATAAGTTGGTTGGGGAAGTAGTCATAATAGAGATGAAGTACATCCATGAAAAATTTTCAGGTCATAACTAAGAGGAGGTTGTAAcagggaaggtcttaataaggtGGGTTTACTGTACAAGCATCAAGCTACAATAGCAGGGTGACTTGAATAGGTGAACTACTGAGATTAAAATTCGGCTTGCCTACACTTCACAATTTCTGACAACTTGTTGTCTTTGCACACAagacacaaaacatgaaaactgaTTTTGTGGAAGACTCGTCTGCAATTGTTCCAGACAATTGTTGACTTTGCCTTTCTGAAAAATCTAACAAGCCACATATGTCAACTTATTATCATAGCAAGCAGCTTCCCTTAAATTAACAAGGAAAAAGACTCACCTTGGCCAGAGTCCTGTGCAATGGCATCCAAGTGCTAAGTGCTATTACCCCACCTATAGGCTTGTTGACTGCAAAAGCTGTGTAAAGGGCAACTGCTCCACCCTGAGAAAAGCCACCAATGAAGATGCGGTTTCTTGGAATGCCAATCTTAACCTCATTCTCTATCAATCCTTGcactaaaatgaaaataatggcAGGAGTAAATATCATTGACATGTACAAGCAGCaaggcatttattttttttttaaaaatctgaatctTATTTTCTACTAAATGATGGAGATGTCACTATAATGTATAGTCATCCCAAGAGCAAGACATTCCTTGCACTATTGAGATTACAATAGTTATGCTCCAACAGTCATAAGACTAAACTAGTCTGGCCTGTTTTTGACAATATGACATGAAAACCTTATTCTCAGGTGTAATATAGCTGTCTATTCAGATAACCTGTGCTGTCTACAAGTTAAAATTTGTCATTACAGTGTACAATACTTATTGGTCAagaattttttaataacttaagccacaaacaaaattcaattGCATCTTAAACAGCCAATGGCAGTTTCAACCTAGTCATGGCTTACGTTAAGTAGCCATGTTACATGCCAACTGACCTGTTACAAATATCACACTGACACAAGCTGGGAACAAGAGATAAGAAATAACGATGGGAAGACAGTGTGACAAAAGActgtgacagagagaaaaagaaagacagagagacagcaagaaagggagagagcaTGAGACAGATaaaaaagagagtgagaaagcaagagagaaagagacagagagagagacagaatggtCATGTTTTTCCTACACATTTCTGAGGCTTCTTTGATGCCCTCAACATCTTGTGGACTGCTAGAATCAAGGCCAATGATATCAAACCTGCAAGTAAAATGATACCTCCCAGATACTTTGAGATGCTCTAATAGCATTAATTTGTAAATATGGAACAATTATGcatcaacaaattaaaaaaaaagctgaatttgttttgttctatCTCTTCTGCGAGTGCCCGTGTTTGAGGGTTAATAATGTTGTATATAGGATATGACTGAGATGTTTTTCATCATGTATGGTACACTTGCATATTTTTCCACTCAAGTATAATGTGTAAAAAGATGAAGAGTACagcaaacaataaatacaatctcaaaaataattaaaataggATGCTAGGATATTTTACAAATTGAAATTCACTTACCAAGATGGCATACGCATACCAGCATTTAGTGTAACAGGTCTTATAGGTCtgtgacaaaataaagaataaagttaAGATTTTGAATTACTTCACACTTCtcagaacattaaaaaatgtatgaaaaaacTATTTATACTTTGCCATCAACACTACAACTATATCATCATCTCTGACTTTCTCACATATGTGCATGAAAGCGTTCCCTCCCTTTACCTACCATTATCATGTTATTTTATCTTACAGTTAAGAATATCCACAAGCCAGTAAATGCAGTCATTatgcatacacaaacagaaagattCTTTGTTAAATGAAATGATTCAAGCAAAAAACTCAGTGTGACAAGGTGTCACAAAATCTTTCAAGATATTTGTCATTGAGAGTATTTTATTGCCTTCCGAAAACAAATGCTGGGCACTATATTGTTCTTTAACAATTCTATAAAAAATTATGCACCCAAGAGAGACTGCAAGTAATAATCTGTGATGACTTACGCATGTGGACAGACACATTTTATATGTTGCAATTTCAAAGATGCTAGACCAGTAGCCCAACCAGTTCTGAAAAGATGTATAGAACAATTTCATATGAAGTTTGTGCAGAACTTTTTGTCATGCAACATAACCAACAGCCACTAAACATGTTCATTGCACATACAATAATAACCGTTAAGTTTAAATGTCTTGTTGATCCCCAATTactcaaaaaaaattaaacggtAAAGAAACATTGTTGTCAAATAGAAAGGAAATGCACAGAAAACGATATTTACCTCCAAGGATTTCTAATGGGGTGGGCAAATACTAAAGGATTATATTCATTCCTCCAAACTCATAAAGGAGCTGTTGTGTCATTAGTATCAATGACAATGTATACGGCTGCTTGTTTGTATGCTAATGTCTTAAGCTGAACAGTTATTGCTACAAATAATTATGACAAGTCTGTTCATGATGCAGTCACCAAAATTTGTTAAGATGCTTTTAAATTTGGAACAAATGTAAATAaccaaatgtttatttctttaatgttagAAGGGACTTAAATTGTATCCTCCTCTCCCCTtactacacacatgcacatatgcacatgtatgtCTTTATAAAGTTGGGAATcagtaaaaacaatattttgcaatTCTGCATATTCATCATAACATTAGCTAACACAACTTTTCCTGTCTGAAAACCAGGAAGAAGACACATCTACACTTAGCTTCTGGGATCAGGTgtacaacattttgtttaactTGACACACTTTTAGGCCTTAAATCTATTTTAGATAATCAACTTTATAGAAACACGATTTcaaagcttttgaactaaaattgttttaaataagataaaattgcTTAAGCTAGATTTTTGGTCAGCATAATTTTGAATGGGTTTGAGCAAAGCATGTGAATGACATAATAAAGAtattctttagaacagttttaagatttaaaagCATGCTCAACAACTACCCCTTTAGGaaggttttaaaaaactgtatcCTCAGCTTTGTTGAGACCAAGTCCATAGCATTAGTCTGTGTACATAAGGAGAATGAGGAAACTAATGGAATCTCAAACACAAAATCAATAGTTCTCGGGGACTTGGTCTGCACAGCTTTCTAGCCTTTAATGCTGACAACACCTTCTGCAGCACACCTCCAGATGGgatgaaggagaaagaaggaaaataattttaaaaaataacacagctttgaaaaagtaactggttcAACTGTCTGAGTTTGAATAGAAACACACAGCTAAAGTTAATACTGTAATAATGTTAGACTAGAgctcaaaaacaatttttgccATGTCctaaatttttctctctccaatAAGACTGTAAGGAAATTATAATAAACGTAGTTTGGGGAAAATTACAATTCGTAAGTTTCATATGccgtgagtttttttttttttttaataccccTTTAAGTAGGGCACGGTCctatatatattcatttctaCCATCCCCCACATACAGTCCACTACAAAACAGGAAAGACCCTAATAATATGAAAACTACAAAGAATGACACAACTGTAATCTTAAAAGGGGAACATTGCTATAATCCTGATattgtttacacaaaacaaGGATGTAATGTTGATTGAGGAAAAATCCTGAAAAGAGGATagttaagaaaaaatttaacaaactgTTGAACAATACAATCTATGAACTTTACAATGATAGTGGTAAGCAAAATACATCTTCATACATGTATTTAATGACATGTATTGCTAATCTTAGCAAAAGTCAAAATTGTGTATGAAAAATACTCAATAAAAACTCTGGGATACCCACAAATCAAGAGGCAGTTCTGGTCTTCTTCAATATATTTATCCTTTCGTAAGGGGAAAGGGTAGGATTAGGGAGGGCATAAACTCAGGAACAAAAGTTGTATTTATTCTATTACTTAGTAGATTTCACAGTTTGCTTTATTCCTGTTCCTTCTATCTACACAAGAATGACATGTAGGGAAGTAACTGTGTAAATAATATGATTGCATGTTTGACATAATTTTGTACTTCTCAACATAAATTTTGCCTGACAAATGATCAAATAGCTGAGTCAAGTTAAGACCTCTGGAAGTCAACATGCAAGGGATACATTCAGCATAAATCTACAGATTACAAGACTAGAGGCACATCTAGCATATGGATTTTTAATGCTGATCAATATATACTACATGAAAGTGATATTTCAGAACCTGCTTGCAGTGGTTGGAACAAGGTCGCTGGAGTCTTAATGTTAATGTCAATCATTTCTACCTAAGAATCCTATTTTCCTAACAAGCCCATCTTAATATCACATTTTCATCTTCAGCAAAATACAATGCACTTGTGTGTGCTTTTGCATGGTTATTGTTCAGTATTCACAAAACACTGCTAAAAATATCTAGGCCTTCAGGATGTTCAAAGACAACAAGCCAAGTTATTCTTTAATTGCACACTAAGTTAAAAATAGGTTCGTCAATAACCTTTTAAAAACTACTGGTTTCCTGATATACTTAACATTTTGAGATATTTCAGCACACAAATTTCAACTACATATAATGCACATGCAAACTCACTGAATCTAGTAAAACAACTAGACACAAGATTCTGTAAAGCAAACTAGTTTATGCAGACACAAAATCTGGTTAAAGTCCAAGTAAATACATATCTTGGCAGATCTGTAGGACTAGCTAGAGGGAAAGGCATAATGAAAATGTAGATCACAAAAATCACCCACGAAACTAGACACTTCCttgtaaaacagttttgcaaaTGACTATGAAAAATCTCTTTCTTTGCTATCCTGCAATTATGACAGAAAACATTCTGCCAAAGTTTATGAGTATCATGAGAATACTCTTAAGCAGAATGacaatacatttataaacacaGAACTTACAGATTGTATTGTACCTTGATTAAGCTGAAGTGCTGTTATAAGAAATAGTCAGTGGCAACAAGACAGGATAAAAATACAAGAGTGGAAAAATGCTTTGATTGTCACAACTAATGAACTGGCACATAACCATGTGTGCACCTGcatacatacatgtgcacaaatAAAGTCTACACTCACCCTCTGTCACCAAGTCCATGCAGAAATATTAACTGCAACAAATAGAAAAAGACACACAagcttaaatattaatgtaataataaaaaggttaaATTAATACcatgaatttaaattttagttttatatagCGGGTCATTTAATGATTGATATAAAACAAATGTGATGCTGGCTACTAGTACTTGTATCTGTGTTTCTATGTTATTTAAGTCTTCGGTTTTCTACAAACGGGCAAATAAGACAGCCATTATAAAGGTACTTGTTATCTAGAGTGCCAAGTCAGCTTAATTGGCTATGATAGCTTCATCATGTACGCAAGACAAATTAGCATACCAGTCAGGACTTTGGATCCATTTAAGTCTTAGCCTTAGTTCAATAGTTTGCTTTGCTGTGTTGTCACACTAAAAGATGCAGGTGATGCACAAGCAGTCATCACAATAAAGGTTTCATACATCATATTGCTAAATTTTAGCGTTATCTCCACGAAGTATGAACAAGTATATGCCATTTGGTAATAAACAGTTATATAAACATCCAATCATGTCAATAGTGAAGAGGCTGCAAACCATAAGTGGTTCATTGTTTGCTGTGCAAGTCATATATAAATGTGGAATCAAACTCTCTCCTTCTGCTGCTTAATAACCTTCCCTGTAAAAATCTGTTCATTCAAGATTGAGTGGACAGGGATCTTTACTATTCACTGGTCCAGGTTCAGCCTCAAGTAAGTGACACTTTTATTGctggtaaaagaaaaaacaaggacCAACCATGTTTACTGGTTCAAATGAGAGTTACTATGGAAGGTATCTGTTCTAATTTGTTGATCTTGCCACACCTGTTATATAATTTGATCAATTAGTAAGTCTGATATTCTGCTGCTGTATGCATCCTTTCTTTTGAAAGCTAAACTTGATTTGAAATGATTTGCGGTTCTGCTCGTCATGAAGATGTTCATATGAAAGCTTGCAGTACAAAAATCATAGCAAAGTTTATCACTGATTACAGgtttaaaaatgacatttgcTCCATATGCAAAACTCACAAATGAATCTCAACACTTAAAGATTGCCTTGGCTGTTGAGTTATTCTGTGTGGATGATGAATAAGCATCCGCACCAGCTCGGATTTCCTTACCAGCTATCAGATTGTGACCATACAGTGTTGTGTATATAGGGCTAACATTTCTGGTGTCTATTTTGTGCTCCACCGTTAGGTCAGTCATTTCATGATGCTAAACATCATTCGGAAAAACACTGTTGGTATAATTTTACGTTATCTTACATCTATGTCTTAACAATAAAGTAATGAGATACATACTGTGACTACTAGacacacaatgacaatgacatatTTACTTACGGTAGCTGTGTGTTCCTTCAAGGGTTGAACTATCGCTGGAGGGTCCATCTCATGGGATGAACTAGCGCCCATATAATGTCTAACGGTTGCCAGGCCTGCAAAGACAGCCagcaaatataaaagatatcTGAATTTGTCTCTAACCAGTAATGGTTTCGATTCTATTGTGACAAGAAGACTCGTACATGTGAATAACCGATGAAGATATTGACTTTTCGCTTGACGCATTGGGAATCGGAAACAGCTTCCAATTCTCGCGATCATTTGCGAGACAGCAGCAGACGCAACATGGCGCCGATTTTGATGTCTGCTATTAGGTTTTGTACCTTTAGACATTTTTGCGTGTAATTTACAGATGAAAACATAAAGAGTGGACTGTCGTTTTATTTCAATACTTTCCTTCACAATGTctactcctaaggagcaagaAAGGGAGGAACCACTTAAATATCAGgtagaaaacaaacagcatacGGTGGCAAATTGAAACCGAGTTAATGAGTTTCTgtaatggggaaaaaagttcAGTTGTCTCGGAGTTAAAATTTCATCGTAACATTGGGTATGCTTTGTGTTTGCATTCTTCTGGGAGGTGGGAATCGAAATCTGTAGTTTCATGAATAAGTTTATTTCCCAGTGTGTTAGCTGTCGGCGTCATTTGCATGATAATACAAAATTGGGGTAATGCTTTTGATctcaaaaaagtgaaaaaagcagTTCGAAAGTCATATATATTagatacatatacacacaaactcGTAcgatataagaaaaaaaattagcagcaTTGATAACAAAGAGGCATTAGGTCCCAATTATCTATTGCAGGATCTGTTTCTTGGAAGTGGATTAGCAGTATGTGGAAATGTTCTCATAAGCATTTCTCTTAACGTGCAGGTAAACATTGtactttcttttcagttttacatGCTAGCATAGACCAGAGTATTAATAGACTAGTGGAATTAAGGTTAGTTAGTTTGTGATTAGTGTAGAACATCTCATTCATTGCTTTTCAGTCTTTTAGTTTTGTATGTATCAAATCTCCCTCTATGCACATccagcaaaagtggcatagtagcgagagtcaaTTTAACCGACTAATTATAGTTTtataatactgtatgtataatatatacTGGCAAGAAGGAGGGGTCCATCTCAAGAAACAAATTCACACCTCTGTCACAAACCGCTGTGTTTGAAGAAAACAGGGAGTCATTGACAAGTCAATTCAGTAGCAAGTATTAGAATTTATTCTGTTTCATGGCATGCCTCAGAGGCTACAAAGATGCTTGCATCCAGCAGATCAACTCTTGCAAGACTAAATTAACCTATTAATCTAAAGATGAATTAAGCCATACCATCACCAGTTACAGAAGATGCTTTTCATACCAAGAGGCAAGATAGATGCAGAGAGGAAATCCCTTTATCATTTATAAAATCTTCAAGGTTTTGTTTAAAGAGAGGCTTACATCCTGTGACTGTACTGGTGTTAGTGTACTGCTGTAGTACGTAAGGCTAAATGAATGCCTTAAATAGTGCTTATGCACAATTGTGAGAGTTCTTCTCTGTAATGGTGATAAATTTGCTTTTGACATGGGTCATTTTGGCTTTTGGTAGCCAGCATGTTGTctttgaacataaaatattCTGGGTCGATATGGTTTTGGATTGATTTCGTTAGTGACCTGCGCATATATGTGGCTATGTGGATTCTGTTGTAAATGCTAGGGATTTTGTCCTGACTTTTTATGCCTAGATGTTTAGCATGGTGTGCCAGTCTATTGCTTTTCCCCAAACATACTAGCAATTGCTTTTTTTCATGCCTGAGATTATGTCATTTTAAATACAAGTATCACCACACCCTTGGTACCTAGAACTGGATCAAgtatctgtttacagaaatATACTCACATGAagaatgcacagaaagaagaattTCGCCACTACACAAAAGACCCACTATGGTGGTTTGGGCTGTTTTtgatggggttgggggagatTGGAAACTTCACAGCTTATGGCTTTGCTCCTGCTTCCCTTGTGGCTCCTCTTGGCACAACAACTGTTGTTGgtaagctgtgtgtgtgtgtgtgctcgcaccTTGTTATAGATATTAGgagcattttatttaaatcaaaaaTTGTATACACATTAAAAAGCTATAAAAGCTTTCAAGTTTACGtatgcttttatattttgtttcagcTAACTTGTTCTTAGCAGCCATCttcttaaaggaaaaaattcGACCAGAAAATCTGTTTGgtgagtgtttatttttttattgatagaTAAATGCAACTTTTTCACAATAATGCTTAGTAtacaaaaattttatatttttttttttgcattattttacatttacgTAAACCACATTTTCCCCCACAGGCTGTGCATTAGCAATTATTGGAGCTTTTCTGATTGTCACCTTCTCATCTCAGGTGAGTATAGAAAAAATtaactgtactttttaaaatgattatctGAATTATTAATACAGTTATTGTGTAAGTGTAATTTTAGTTTCCACTGTCCAGTATACCAGATCATCATATCTACTCTTCTATCTTTTAATCATGACCttgtatctttaaaaataaacgaatGAAATATATTGATCttatattcaaaataaaactttgtctcATTGTGGTTGATAACAATTTCTTACCATTCAAACTGCTCCTGTCCAACATTTGACTGCAGCATGAAATTGTGATGAGTGCCAGAGAAGTGATGGATGCACTGAACCAAGTACCCTTTATTGTCTATGTGGTAGgtcatttatatttaacatttatgcatgcttgtatgtgtggATGTTTCAAGTTGAATGGGTGTAACATATTGCTTTTAAACCATTCATGATCTTAGAATGGTTTTATAATGCCCCATGTTCAAATTGGCCACTGGAACAAATAAAGttaatcattgtcattgtccatAATATTGTTGAATTGGTATTTTCATGATCTTCAGTGCATTGAAGTGGGTGCTCTTGGATTGCTCTTCTTCCTCTTATATGGACTGAAACTAAAGCATGTTGTCATACTCTTGCTTATCACTTCCATAGCAGGTATAATTTTCCGATATTCAAGTAATATTTGTAGAAGCTTGTGAAAGTGAGATTTTACACATCAtgtattattttcacttttatcaaaaattttaaaacaggcTGATAGCTAAAAGAAGACAATGATTTTAATAGATGCCAAAAAAACCAGTAACTTCCAGGCAGTGCCTGAAAATTTGTCTTGCAAACTCTTCCAACCATGATTTTACTGTTAATTTTCAATCTGCCATTTCATTTCAGTCAAGCTTAATATATGAATAGCCAAAGAGCGGTGAAATACTTGTACACTTGCAGTTGCTGTACTCTTGATGTCAAATGGTGCATTTTTTGGCATAATTCTCAACCAGACCTTCCCCcagcacacatatacacattgccacactctgttttatttatacctGTTCTTGTTTGGTAGTGTTCTTTAGACGTGAAACATGGATTTCAAcgtagttgtgattatagtcagttAATTAGTCtgcctgctcatcttcctctggAGATTTTTTTACCCTCTCCATCCTTATTCTTTGTTCCCTGAatcatctttgtttcttctatGTTTTCTTATATTACCTGTCTGCATTGCTGTTTCTTCTAACAtcctttgtattctgtccaATGTTTCCTACTAAGCACTGAGAAACACTGCTTCTCTGTGAGTGTAA
Coding sequences within:
- the LOC112573495 gene encoding acyl-protein thioesterase 1-like isoform X1 translates to MRQAKSQYLHRLFTCTSLLVTIESKPLLVRDKFRYLLYLLAVFAGLATVRHYMGASSSHEMDPPAIVQPLKEHTATLIFLHGLGDRGTGWATGLASLKLQHIKCVCPHAPIRPVTLNAGMRMPSWFDIIGLDSSSPQDVEGIKEASEMLQGLIENEVKIGIPRNRIFIGGFSQGGAVALYTAFAVNKPIGGVIALSTWMPLHRTLAKRTGSSCLCCRTKTKYLLVFKEPKYNRDVPVLQCHGTLDPLVRFSWGQETSTFIRSFNPNLTFKAYDNMMHSSCPEEMQDVKVFPGEAFRILMPVPPANRQMDIVKCQILHWFFHSFNSQRRTSPLSVYLVALQSGMCASMITSP
- the LOC112573495 gene encoding acyl-protein thioesterase 1-like isoform X2, producing the protein MRQAKSQYLHRLFTCTSLLVTIESKPLLVRDKFRYLLYLLAVFAGLATVRHYMGASSSHEMDPPAIVQPLKEHTATLIFLHGLGDRGTGWATGLASLKLQHIKCVCPHAPIRPVTLNAGMRMPSWFDIIGLDSSSPQDVEGIKEASEMLQGLIENEVKIGIPRNRIFIGGFSQGGAVALYTAFAVNKPIGGVIALSTWMPLHRTLAKEPKYNRDVPVLQCHGTLDPLVRFSWGQETSTFIRSFNPNLTFKAYDNMMHSSCPEEMQDVKVFPGEAFRILMPVPPANRQMDIVKCQILHWFFHSFNSQRRTSPLSVYLVALQSGMCASMITSP
- the LOC112573495 gene encoding acyl-protein thioesterase 1-like isoform X3; translated protein: MIARIGSCFRFPMRQAKSQYLHRLFTCLATVRHYMGASSSHEMDPPAIVQPLKEHTATLIFLHGLGDRGTGWATGLASLKLQHIKCVCPHAPIRPVTLNAGMRMPSWFDIIGLDSSSPQDVEGIKEASEMLQGLIENEVKIGIPRNRIFIGGFSQGGAVALYTAFAVNKPIGGVIALSTWMPLHRTLAKRTGSSCLCCRTKTKYLLVFKEPKYNRDVPVLQCHGTLDPLVRFSWGQETSTFIRSFNPNLTFKAYDNMMHSSCPEEMQDVKVFPGEAFRILMPVPPANRQMDIVKCQILHWFFHSFNSQRRTSPLSVYLVALQSGMCASMITSP